Part of the uncultured Desulfobacter sp. genome, ACGGGGTCTTCACCGGTGCATCCCAGAATTTTAGGATTTCCGGGTCTGTTTTGAGCAGGGTGATGGCGCAGCCCTGCATGTCAAGGGCGGTGATGTAAGGTCCAATCAGATTGCGCACAATTTTAATCCCTTGGGATCTGCATATGTCAACCAGTTTGTCGTATACGAGGTATAATTCGGATATCGGGGTGCCGCCCATGCTGTTTACAAAGGCGATGACCTCATCGCCTGATTTAAGCGGTTCGGAGGTAATGGACTTTTCCTCCCATTCTCCTTTTGGGGCGTGCCATTCGCGTATCGTACGGGTATAGGCTTTGTCTTGGATAATCTGCATTGCCATATGTTCGGTCAGTTCATTTACGGTTTGCATTTTTATGCGGTTTGTCCCCGGTTCCCCATGAATGCCGATGCCCATTTCCACTTCATCGTCAGCCAGTTCAAAGGTGGGCTTGCCTGCGGCAGGCACCGTGCACGAGGTTAGTGCGACGCCCATGGAGCGGCCGTTTTGACTGACCCTGCGGGCCAGATCAGCACACTGGGTCAGGGAATAGCCGGTTTCGGCCGCAGCGCCCACAATCTTTTCAACCAGTACCGTAGTCCCCACACCCCGGCGGCCGGCGGTGAATAAACTGTCCTTTACGGCGACATCGTCGTCAATCAGAACATTTTGCACTTTGATCCCATCCCCATGAACCATCTCAATGGCGGTTTCAAAATTCATGACGTCACCGGTATAGTTTTTTACGATAAACAGGACCCCCTCTTCCGTGGCTACGGCTTTGGCGCATGCATAGATTTGATCCGGGGTGGGGGAGGTAAAAATCTGCCCCGGGCAGGCACCGTCAAGCATGCCCAGGCCCACAAAACCTGTGTGCATGGGTTCGTGGCCGGAGCCGCCGCCCGAAACCAGGGCCACTTTTTTATTCG contains:
- the dhaK gene encoding dihydroxyacetone kinase subunit DhaK gives rise to the protein MKKLINAVDDVIKDQLAGMAKAYPDITVNLNPNYVYRTDAPNKKVALVSGGGSGHEPMHTGFVGLGMLDGACPGQIFTSPTPDQIYACAKAVATEEGVLFIVKNYTGDVMNFETAIEMVHGDGIKVQNVLIDDDVAVKDSLFTAGRRGVGTTVLVEKIVGAAAETGYSLTQCADLARRVSQNGRSMGVALTSCTVPAAGKPTFELADDEVEMGIGIHGEPGTNRIKMQTVNELTEHMAMQIIQDKAYTRTIREWHAPKGEWEEKSITSEPLKSGDEVIAFVNSMGGTPISELYLVYDKLVDICRSQGIKIVRNLIGPYITALDMQGCAITLLKTDPEILKFWDAPVKTPCLRRGV